CAGGTAAATCTATAAACGTCTtggaataaaacaataaatttttgtGACCCTGGGTTAGGCAATGTCTTAGGTAAGCTACCAAaaggaagcaaggaaagaaaaaaatagataaattggactcTAATTTAAAAGATTTCATGAATCAAAGGAGACcatcaagaaattaaaaagattatccagagaacagaggaaaatatttgcaaatcatgtatctgataagagaCTTGTATATCCAGATAAGAGACTtctttatccaaaatatataaagtgttagtcgctcagtcacgtctgactctttgtgaccccttggactgtagcccaccaggctcctctgaccatggaattctccaggaaagaatactagaatgggtatccattcccttaaGAACActaaaaattcaacaataagaacACAAAAAAACCTAATTAAAATAAGGGCCaaagatttgaatagatatttctcctaagaagataaacaaatagccaataagcacataaaaaatgCTCATcatcattagtcattcagttcagttcagttcagtcgctcagtcgtgtccagctctttgtgaccccatgaattgcagcacaccaggcctccctgtccatcaccaactcctggagttcacttagactcatatccatcgagtcggtgatgccatccagccatctcatactggagtttaagctttaccatcattccttccaaagaaatcccagggctgatctccttcagaatggactggttggatctccttgcagtccaagggactctcaagagtcttctccaacaccacagttcaaaagcatcaatccttcggcgctcagctttcttcacagtccaactctcacatccatacatgaccactggaaaaaccatagccttgactagactggacctttgttggcaaagtaatgtctctgcttttgaatatgctatctaggttggtcataactttccttccaaggagtaagcatccttcaatttcatggctgcaatcaccatctgcagtgattttggagcccccaaaaaataaagtctgacactgtttccccatctatttcccatgaagtgatgggaccagatgccatgatcttcgttttctgaatgttgagctttaagccaactttttcactctcctctttcactttcatcaagaggctttttagttcctcttcactttctgccataagagtggtgtcatctgcatatctgaggttattgatatttctcccagcaatcctgattccagcttgtgcttcttccagcccagcgtttctcatgatgtactctgcatagaagttaaataagcagggtgacagtatacagccttgaacatactccttttcctatttggaaccagtctgttgttccatgtccagttctaactgttgcctcctgacctgcatataggtttctcaagaggcaggtcaggtggtctggtattcccatctctttcagaattttccacagtttcttgtgatctacacagtcaaaggctttggcatagtcaataagcagaaatagatgtttttctggaactctcttgctttttccatgatccagcggatgttggcagtttgatctctggttcctctgccttttctaaaaccagcttgaacatcaggaagttcacggttcatgtattgctgaagcctggcttggagaattttgagcactactttactagcgtgtgagatgagtgcaattgtgcggtagtttgagcattctttggcattgccttcatttgggattggaatgaaaactgactttttccagtcctgtggtgaaACGTAAATCAAAATCCTAATATTATACTACTTTACacccacttctgctgctgctgctaagtcgcttcagtcgtgtccagctctgtgcgaccccagagacggcagcccaggctcccccatccctaggattctccaggcaagaacactggagtgggttgccatttccttctccaatgcatgagagtgaaaagtgaaagggaagtcgctcagtcgtgtctggctcttagcgaccccatggactgcagcctaccaggctcctctgcccatgggattttccaggcaagagtactggagtgggttgccattgtcttctctaacttcatacccactaggatTGCTAAAACAAGACAGACAGACAATAGCATGTGTTGGTGAGGATaggaaaaattggaagcattGTACCTTGCTGGTGGGATTCGAAAATGGTACAACTAAtttggaagatagtttggcagcttctcaaaatgttaaatatagacttatcatgtgattcagcaattctaTTCACTGGTATCTACTCAAGATCAACGAAAACACATGTCCTTACAAACCTGTACAAGAATTTTCACAGCAGCCTTGCTCATAATTgacaaaaaaagtaaaaccaacaaaactgaatgggaaaagaaaatgtggtatttccatataataaaatattatttagtgatgaaaaggaataaagtaatGATACACACTACATGTAGGAACCTTGAAAACACAATGCCAAGTGAAAgcagtcagacacaaaaggccacatattgtatgattccactcatataaaatgtctaaaatatgcaaatccatagaaacagaaagcagatataaggaactggggggaggggggaatgagTGACTGTGGGTATGAAATTTCTTTGGGGGAATATAAAAATGGTCTAAAATTATATTgtggtgatagttgcacaacCCTGTGAGtacaacaaaaaaacagtaaatcacacactttaaatgagtgaattgtatggtgtgtgaattacatctcagtaaAGCCATTAAGAAAATAGATGTAAAAGCATATAAGCAGgatgtccctggcagtccagtggttaagacttcatgcttccaatgcagagcacatgggtttgatctctggttggggaactgagatcccacatgccatgtggcagggcctaaaaatttaacaacaaaaaaagtgaacaaacaaacaaaaacccatatAAGCATATCCAAAGAGAGTAGAACTTAACTGGTCTAATCTCCCCACCAAATATAGATGAAATATATGAGGTAAAGGATGTATTCATTAACAGTTGGGAGAATTCCTTTCCTGGTATATTAAATATCACtatatacacttaaaatgtattataattttatttatgaattataCTGCGATAGagctaaaaattataaaacacaattgattttattttatttaaaaaaaaaacaaacatataaacatatCCAAGGGGGGAAAGGTGTGGACCATGAACCACAgtcagaaagcaaaggaaaacaggaagTTGAAGGGAGCACCCAACCCAGACCAGCTGTACAGTTGGGGAGAACCCTGGCTGGAGGAGGTGTTGGGAGCTGTAAAGTACAAGCACGGAGAGCAGAGGTGGGGACTAGGCCCAGAAGGAGAGACTGAATGCCCCAAAGAATCGTGCTTGCTTCAGTTTCGTCAAGAGCCAGCCTTCGAATGATCTCTGAGAGAAGGTCCTGGAGCCTTGATGAGGAGAGCCTATGACATCAGCACCCGGCCTTTGTGACATAGGCACTAGGTGCCAGGGAGAACTGCTCCAGGAAATGGGGCTCCCAGCTCCCAAGGGGGGCGGCAACGCCACCCCTTAGACACAGTCTCTGTCTCCCAGAGGCTTTCACCAGCTGGccccactgctactgctgctactgagTGTGAAAAGCCATCTGGGTTGGGGCCAGGCTGAGTCAGAGGACATCAGCATTAGGGAAGACAGGGATTAGGGCCACCAGAGTGCCACAAAACCAGGATGCTTGCAGAATCTGTGATTTGGATTTAAGAGAACGAAAACCCATAATAGAAGACCTCCTCCTGGCTGAACAAGGACTGAGGGCAAGACTCAGATCAAAATCTGAGTCAGAGGAGGGGCATATCCACCATTTGTTGACTGTATTTCCCTCTCTCCAAGGTCCCCTCATTGCTGAAGTTCCTTGAGAAACAGCCCAGAGGAACCTTTATTGGTAAGAGTTCCCAGGACCAGAACACCCTCAATTCCTAGTTCCATCTCAGTCTCCATCTCCCAATTCCCCTCCTCTAACTCCATCCTCTCCACCCTACCCTCCCTTGCCTCTCCTCTCGTCCTCCATTCTCACCTTCTCTGGAGCTTTTGGCCAGCTCTTCTGACCCTAGGGGTGATATGGATTTAGGATCGTGGTGAACCAGCCCGTACATAGTACATAAGCCAGAGCCAGAAATGGACCCAGTCTCCCCGTGTCATgggctctgtttctttctctacaGATCTTATGGGCTGTGTCTTCCTCCCTGGCCCACCCAGATAACTGTTGCTGCCCCTCAGCTCCCAAGAGGCAGTTCAGATCCTCCGTGCCCTCCACCCCTCATCAATGGCCGGCTGCAAAGAAGTGAGAGACCACATTTAGAGCCAAGCTCCTGCCCGAACACTCAGAGAACCTGCTGCTCCAGGGCTGGGTGGCTCCTTCGTATGCCACCAAGAGCCACACCAACACCAGGCTGGAGCCACATTCTGTGCACAGAAGGTTTTGATTTCTCAGCCACTTTAGGCTTCAGAGATACTGGTCTTGCGCCTGCCAGGTCTCTCATCTCTGGTCTTGACGCCCCAGTCCCTTCCGGATTCAAGGCAATGTTGCCTCCAAACAAGGCCCAGGTGCTGCTACGGAACACAGAGTCCCCTGGACGGCCCCCTCAGGGCCCCTCACAAACTGAAGACTCCCTTTTCTATAACCTACAACCTCAGCCTCGCCAACAATCACTCCGCTCCACCCAGCCATCTTGCTCTCCTCCCCCACGGTCCCACTCTGCGGGCTCCCATCTCTACTCTTCTGACTCAAATTCGGACTTTGTCCTACATCCCTATTCTTCTTCTCTCTCAAATTCCCCCACTTTCTTTCATCAGAattgcctctctctctcccctccctgttCTTCCTCGCCTTCCCGCCGGCTGTACCCCTCTGCTACCCTCACTCACTCCTCGCCCTCTCAGCCACAGAACTCCTCTTTCCCCCACTCACCTTGCCAGTCACCTTTCCACCTCGAAGATCTACCTACCTCCACCCTTACGTCCCCGAGCCCCAGCCCACCTTCTCGTGGGGTCCACTCTAACAGCCAGGCATGGCACTCGCATCAGTACAGGAACACCAGGTCCCCTGGGGCGGAGGGGGTATGCGTGGCAAGCGGGAAGGACCCTGCAGAGTTCAAGGACCCAGGAGCCCTGGCCCAAGCCCTGGTGCTCCGTCTGGGGCACCGTCGTATCGCCCACGACCTGCAACTACTGCTTTTGCAGCGCCTGTGGCTAGGCCAAACCGACAAGGCCCCGGTCGTGGAGTACCCTGTATGCCTGGTGTGTCTCCAGCTCCGCACCCCCTCTTGCCCCATCCCCAGGTACAGGACTGGACCCAGGCTGCTTGCTTTCCCCCAGCTGCTGCCCTGTGCCCAGGGCAAGGAATCTGGACCACTCCGCATGGGCATTGGCTTTGGCCTCCGCCTGCCTCAGGGCCAGGCCAAGGCTCTACATCTGCTGCCAAAAAGAAGGCCGGAGGAAGCAGGGCCTCAGGCCAAGGCTGCTCGGGCCAGTGGGTGTCAAGCCCAGGTAGCTCAAGCCCCAGCAGCTCCGGCCAAGGCAGATCTAGGGGCAGGCACCCTCTCCCAGAACGGGAGCCTCAGGTCTGTAGACCGCCAGTCACTAAACTCCACGCGCCATTCAGAGTTTCTAATTCAGGCACCAAAACAGGCTACGGTCCACTTGAAGCCCAGGCCTTCCTCTGCCCCAAAGAGACCTGCCTCTCTAGGGCCCATTCCCCAAAAGTCACCACTCTAGTTCCAGAGCCACGGAGGCCCCCTGGAGCACCTCTTCTGAATCCTACCAGCTCTGCTCGGCTCCAGACCTCAGGGAGCCCCCGAGACACTCTGAAGGGCTGGCTGGCTGGAGGTCAGGTGTGTTCTCCAGTCCTGAACCCTGGGAGCCCCTTGTGGAGTCTGCTTTCTCCTGGCTGAAGAGGACCAAGGGCATCTGAGGCCCCCCACTCAGCCTTCTGtgtatccaattaaaaaaaaaaaaagcctgaccCTGCAAAACTTGTGTTTGCGTCTTGCTGAGCAGATACTGTGGGTGGCTGTACCTGCAGGGTGACCAGAACCCAACAAGGG
This window of the Bubalus bubalis isolate 160015118507 breed Murrah chromosome 12, NDDB_SH_1, whole genome shotgun sequence genome carries:
- the PRR30 gene encoding proline-rich protein 30, coding for MPPRATPTPGWSHILCTEGFDFSATLGFRDTGLAPARSLISGLDAPVPSGFKAMLPPNKAQVLLRNTESPGRPPQGPSQTEDSLFYNLQPQPRQQSLRSTQPSCSPPPRSHSAGSHLYSSDSNSDFVLHPYSSSLSNSPTFFHQNCLSLSPPCSSSPSRRLYPSATLTHSSPSQPQNSSFPHSPCQSPFHLEDLPTSTLTSPSPSPPSRGVHSNSQAWHSHQYRNTRSPGAEGVCVASGKDPAEFKDPGALAQALVLRLGHRRIAHDLQLLLLQRLWLGQTDKAPVVEYPVCLVCLQLRTPSCPIPRYRTGPRLLAFPQLLPCAQGKESGPLRMGIGFGLRLPQGQAKALHLLPKRRPEEAGPQAKAARASGCQAQVAQAPAAPAKADLGAGTLSQNGSLRSVDRQSLNSTRHSEFLIQAPKQATVHLKPRPSSAPKRPASLGPIPQKSPL